Genomic DNA from Cydia fagiglandana chromosome 19, ilCydFagi1.1, whole genome shotgun sequence:
AGCGGAATTATGTGTGTGGATGGGTACTGACTAAATGTCTTAAAAATGTTGTCAAAAGGTGTGAGACCTGCAGAGAAAGTCTAGTTGATGGACAAGACGCagacaaaaaaaatgcattcattaaagcaaaagaatatagcACGAGGCGATGGCTTTGCTACCCAAGCGAGGATTTTGTCAATTGTTTTCATGAcatacaaaatattacaatgtcgtttttaaaaaaaaatgtgccgaAGAATAACTTGAAAAAAGACATTACCGCAATAACTGATGTGTTGGTTGATTATccttttaaatgttttatacaTAAAGATAAACTGACCCAGTATTTCACAAACACTACAATAAATGTTTTACTGTACAGTTGGTGCAGATCAGTTAATCGCATATTATgtggtaaaataaattataatgatgatgacgaCGAAACTAAACGTGCAGCACAATCATATTACAACAGACataaacattacaaaaataaaatatgttaaatGGAGTTTGCACTGGTATAACGCATATTTTTAGGCTCTTCTTATTCTTATGGCGTAGTAAATTTTCTTATTAACATGTATCTTCTTGTGTGTGAATGCTTTTTCACCACACGCCTTCTTTTCTATTATTTACCAAAAATTGTACTTTCCTAGGGATCATGTGGAGTAAAACATGAATTACTCTCGGCAGCAAAGTTTGCTCGCTTCTCGTGACTCTGCAACgatcaagattccactttttaaaTCTCTCTATACACTAGtaattttggaatatttcgcATGTTTTGATCTCGATATAAGCACGAGAGGTAAACAACAAGTTTGCTTCTTTACGAGTCTATTGTCTCTGTTACTATTTTCCCTACACTTATTGTATTACGCTATCAACAAAATGAAAGCAATaaacatatttactttaatattctgttttttttataattccaTTATTGATAACATTAATTAACGTTTTCCACATAATGTTAGGTCTACTTGGGCGGTTTAcaagtacattttttgtttgacTCCTTGTAAACAATTACAGTTATTTGTTACAAGAAACCAATCAAAAAATGGACTTTTAAACCGACCaagtagacctaatattatgtgggACGAAAGTACACGTATGGATGCATATGTAGTTGTACACGCACACATACATACTTAGTTTCGGGGGAGAATCAGAGATGGCGCTTTCAAATGAGTTTCCATAAAATGCTTCAAGAGGGCTCTCTTtacctattatacttactttactctttgggcAAAACCATGGCAAAACACAATTTGACATAAGCTCAAGCTATACATAGCAACTTATTTTCAAGATTAAAAATGAGAATGCTAATAAAGAAAGTGGCTTCGGCCTCAAATTTATCGTTCATTCGGTTAACCGCAATAAGATTGAGTTCCAGCGATTCAAAAGCCAAGTCTCAAGAAAAAGAAAGTCCTAAGCCGGAGCTAGAGGAAGCAGCGATAAAAAAAAGTAAGGTTATCTTTTGCTTTTTTGGAACGCATTAAATTTGAAGGCATTAAATTACTctaaataaattcttgtttcTGAAACAAACTATGAAACCTAGCACATTTTTGTTCTTGCTTTTCTTTACGTAAATCCTCGTAATTTCTACTGAACCAATATTTGAATTACCATTGGATTGGATAACAATGGTTTTTACCTTGGTTTCTTATGATACTGACCCGATTTACATATGGCCTGTGTATGTTTTTAAGAAAACCCATTGATCTACACCAGtagtcggcaaccttttagcagccaagggccaaatagtagttaccgaagttgacgcgggccgcagtttgttaatatttatgactttaccagacattgtcgtttgtcaataatatatacaaaatagccagggaggcacgcgggccgcaagtgagggGTCTGGCTTTCGTAAAACATGTCCTATTCAGCCATTTTCACATAAGTGAGTTTAAGTTTAATAACCAGTTGATATGCAATCTATACTTAAATGTGATGTAGTGGTGTAGGTAATACTTCACTACTACATCATTTATATTCATTATACTATTAGATCTCATTACGGAGGTGACAAAAccccttaaaaaaaaactattgtttCCAGATATTGTAGTTGAAAAGTATGGCGGTATAATGACTCTGAACATAGACCGTCAGACGACTCGCAACAGCCTGGACGAGCCCACACTGCGGGAGATGGCGGCCGCCTTAGATGCATTCGACAAGGATGCTGAGGCCAAGGTGCTGGTGTTCAACGGAGAGGGTGGCTCGTTCTGCTCCGGGTTCGATATGGACGAGATGAGCGAGAAGGGATATTATGTGCTGAAAGATGCTGCTGTAAGTGTTTTTGTtacatataatatgtaaaaATCAATAATTGATTTTGCTTATTGTATTTACATATGTAGctctaaaaatacaataaaaaacttgaaaaaatgTTCAGGAAGAATaaaagtacacattataaaacaaagttccaCGCCACgcctgtctgtgtgtttgtatattgacgataaactcaaaaactactgaacggattttcatgcggttttcaactatcaatagagtgaaTCTGGAGGAAGggttaggtgtataatttgctaacctgTGCGAAACCAGGACTGGTCGCTagtttgtttataaaattatgctgTATAGTTTGGCATTAGTGCGACAAATATTTCCATTTCAGTATATATTTGACGTGATAATCACCGACCCGATAATCAAAGAACACTGGTAGCATGcaagaaaaccggccaagtgcgagttggactcgtatttctagggttccgtacataagtccgactcatgtttgactgcacatttgtaataggttttcctgtcatctataggtaaagaactatttagtgtatttcttttttaattttagaccctgaagtttcggagataaaaggggggaatggtcattttttggttattttcttaaataacttcgaacctatgtattttaaaattataaaaaaatatgtccatttttgggttactaatttacatatgtgtaccaaatttcaacttaattggtccagtagtttccgagaaaatagcctgtgacagacagacgcacgagtgatcctataaggcagcggttctcaaacttttttggtgacggaaccctttcggcaagcgaaatatttgacggaaccccaaattaaaaattttcgttcatcactgtggaccagatatacctatagaagagctgtttttttttcttattattacaagtatattttcgcggaaccctaACAGAggctttgagaatggctgctataagggttccgttttttccttttggggtacggaaccctaaaaagtgttacgttgtggacaaatcccCATGGTAAAGTTGTgaacagatctccatggtaacgttacggccacgtgttttcttatgacgttatcacggaaaattatcgtccgtaaaccgacttcaCACACaaccgcatttttttaaatatcttattaTGTATTTAACTAATTCCAGTCCCGGTTGCTACGGCGCCCTCTATGTGATAAGCCAACAATAGCCGCCGTCACCGGCTTCGCTGTAGCCGAGGGCTTCGAACTAGCGCTGGCGTGCGACCTGCGGGTCATAGAGGACACCGCTGTTATGGGGTTCCTCGGCCGAAGGTTCGGTAAGTATCATACTGCTTGGCAGAGACAACGACAGTAGAGAGAGATAAGCagttttttatttcataatcacAAGTCCGGGTTGCTGCGCGCCCTCTATGTGACAAGCCAACAATAGCTGCCGTCACCGGCGTCGCTGTGGCCGAGGGCTTCGAACTAGCGCTGGCGTGCGACCTGCGGGTCATAGAGGACACCGCTGTTATGGGGTTCCTCGGCCGGAGGTTCGGTGAGTATCATACAAGAGAGACAACGACATAAGAGAGAGAGATAagcaattatttatttcataataacaAAGATttgagtctgtgcggaaagagaagagtcgtggaatgtattggcaggcgtggctcactccgcgatttctacaggtagctaaaagtacacccattccacaccaattttgatggctagccataagccgtgtgtggcgctgtcgccacctagcggccatatctgtccagatcgtaacagacgcgtttcgttagagagtgagtcttctgtacttagtactattatttattctgtggtataaaaataaataaagaaaataataattgtatcgGTATTTCAGGAGTGCCCTCAACGCTGTACGGCGGCCGCAGACTTACATCCCTCATTGGTCTGTCACAAGCTTTAGACTTGCTTATGACCGGCAGACTCGTCTCCGGGACAGAGGCCCACCAGAAAGGCCTGGCTGCTAAAGTCACCGCTACTGGCACAGGTGATAGCCTAGCTTAACTTTTTTCCAGGCATAagataaacgtactagtgctcgacatgctaatgcccaatagatgacaccttgccgtcacctctattgacaatgacttaagtttcaagatgacatgtactgggaccgcgccgagtaccagtacgtttaccttaatagggtatttgtctactagtcaaatcagtttcttttttcgaactgtcaaaacgattttgctactatggaatttatatgaaacactagcatgtgacgtgacgatcaaattacctactctttatagttttataggggttttaaaatagaaattgtgtctaaaaataactgctgtctacgtttaactattaatcttctggtgctttatttcatgcatggtgtaaaataatttattttaaatacagtcaaataccctaatAATTCGTCACTAGATGGCACTGTACCGTGTATAAAGTAGCGAACGATATCTCGACAAAGAACGTACTGTTTCTTGCGTTTATTGATATCGTGtcattatataatttttacaagcttttatttactttcacctgaccgttgtctgtttgtcggtctgtaatcaaatcttgcaagttaaatttgatccactttccggtttccgattgagctgaaattttgcatgcatatgcaagtcgggtgacaatgcaatattatggtgtcatcgagctgatctgattgatgatggagaccggaggtggctaTAGGAAGTATGTGATAAAACTACGAaatctaattgtgtttggggttcttagaattgtctcgatgagtattaaaaGTACAGACGGCGATAAAAGcatgtaccaaaaatgaaatttttgccgaAAACTTTTTGTACGGCGTCGCGCTGTGTAGCGACAGATGTTCTATGCACTACTTTGTTAatagggtgaatcaactttttcttgtaacTAGTAAGATACtagttattttgtatttaaatgaaccaaacttgaatttttttggtagttataaggcctgtccataatgggacatctactaagcacttttgtagaacatggtacagcagctcttctaagaaactatagtatgctactattgtctcctggctgatggaacggaataacaacaagaaatagttgatcgaccgaTCGTAACAGATCGTAAGCGAAGGTCTTCGTTTCAGATTGTACAAAAATGCTTTCTATGCCTATCCAACTTTCCAGCTGTTCTCTAATGGTcgcattttttagggttccgtacccaaagggtaaaacgggaccctattaccaagacttcgctgtccgtctgtccgcctgtcaccaggctgtatctcacgaaccgtgatagctagacagttgaaattttcacagatgatgtatttctgttgccgctataacaacaaatactaaaaacagaattaaataaagatttgagtggggctcccataccacaaacgtgatttttcaccaaagttaagcaacgtcgggcggggtcagtacttggatgggtgacctttttttgtattatggtacggcacccttcgtgcgcgagtccgactcgcacttgcccggttttaatcGATTCTCGTGAAGTTTTAGTCATCTTTTGTTTGATTAATTGAGGACATCCCTCGTGACGGCAGGCGTCGCGCGATGTCCTAGCAAAAATAGATCTGATGATGAAGACCGAAGTCTATCACCGCGCTGTGACCGGATCAACGCGAGTACCTATTCTGTGTCGACATGTCGTTAGCCAGTTTGCCGacggtacagcgccatctagcgagcgATTGGGACAACTTTATTACGTTCTTTTACtaggggtggtattccatctgtcccatttctttgtccaatggcATTGCGTCTAATTAAGCAAAATGTAAAAcccaatacacattggacaaagaaattggataggtggaaccACCCATAACCATAAAACAaccgccaatttttttttttttaactccttTTACTTTGAAGGCGGTCAACAATGTTTTAACATATCCAGTGCCACTAAGTGCTATGGGTTACGCTCGTAGGGTTATTcctactagttaccaccaagttgttaccggtggtaactactgggaattttttccCCATCTTTTACGACTCGGTGGTAAGTGGGAATAACCCCGCTCACAGCGCGTAGCCACGTCTTTGCCGTATGGAGAGCGTAGtcacgaacagtgtacccgactgtAGGGTTCTTGGCGCTGAATTAACAAGGAACCCTTTTATTTCAGCCCTAGGAGAATCaataaaactggccaagtcCATATCGAAGTTCCCCCAAAACGCGCTGATGATGGACAAGCTAGCCGCGGTCAACTCCCAACTGAACCCGAACAGTGAGGAGTCTATGCGCGACGAGGCGGTCATGCAGAGTCTACTGGGCGCTGCTCTGGAGGACTTGAAGGAGGGCGTCAAGAAATTCCAAGATGGTGagtaccatagtctaataaaacatggtcttctcttcccagagtgacacaagtctacgtcacactctcttcttcttcctcgcgttatcccggcatttcgccacggctcatgagagcctgggtccgcttgacaactaatctcatgatttgacgtaggcactagtttttacgaaagcgactgtcatctgaccttccaacccagagggtaaactaggccttattgggattagtccggtttcctcacgatgttttccttcaccgaaaagcgactgctaaatatcaaatgatatttcgtacataagttccgaaaaactcattggtacgagccggggtttgaacccgcgacctccggattgcaagtcgcacgctctcaccgctaggccaccagcgcttcctacGTCACACTAACATTGCcgctttatatagcgctattgcatattattatatagcgctgtcgcatgatgacgtaggcttgtgtcagtcacgtggtcggaagagagtaccaggcggagtatattattataccatggtggGTACATATCGTCAGATGACTACCAAAGCTCATTAATTatcaccacaagttcatagcagtagtgaaccatattagtaataaaataaggttgctttttgttaaattattcttagggttccgtacccaaagggtaaaaacgggactctattactaagactccgctgtccgtctgtctgtcaccgggatgtatctaatgaaccgtgatagatagacacttgaaattttcacacatgatgtatttctgttgccgctataacaacaaatactaaaaacagaataaaattaatatttaagtgtGGCTCCCATTCAACAAACGttatttttttgcgtaatggtacggaacatttcgtgcgcgagtctgactcgcacttggccggtttctagggttccgtagccaaagggtaaaacgggaccctattactaagaccagCAGAgtcttaaatctttattttattctgtttttagcatttgttgttatagcggcaacagaaatacatcatctgtgaaaatttcaactgtctagctatcacggtttgtgagatacagcttggtgacagacagacggacagcggagtcttagtaatagggtcccgtttatacCCTTTGGGTTCCCTAACTAGCCTATTTTACTTTTTTCAGGAATCGGTAAGCACGGGAAGTTCCACAATCTGACAGAAGTTCCGGTAGAAGATTGGGAGTTGGAAAAC
This window encodes:
- the LOC134673711 gene encoding probable enoyl-CoA hydratase, with the translated sequence MRMLIKKVASASNLSFIRLTAIRLSSSDSKAKSQEKESPKPELEEAAIKKNIVVEKYGGIMTLNIDRQTTRNSLDEPTLREMAAALDAFDKDAEAKVLVFNGEGGSFCSGFDMDEMSEKGYYVLKDAASRLLRRPLCDKPTIAAVTGFAVAEGFELALACDLRVIEDTAVMGFLGRRFGVPSTLYGGRRLTSLIGLSQALDLLMTGRLVSGTEAHQKGLAAKVTATGTALGESIKLAKSISKFPQNALMMDKLAAVNSQLNPNSEESMRDEAVMQSLLGAALEDLKEGVKKFQDGIGKHGKFHNLTEVPVEDWELENTVEETVVTHDVDKKK